The DNA region TTGTACACGGTTGATACAGTCCATTAAAAAATGTAGTTTTTTTCTTCGGTCAATACAGTTTGAAACTATTTTAGTGAGTCAAACTTAACTTTTTAATTTAATCATAAAAGGAGGAGTTTAATTTACTTATAAAAGGAGAAGTAAAAAATCAATTCTATATATAATTTTACACTTTTGTATATTGCTGCTAGGCAATTTTTACattttaacttttaatttcatgaattattGACACGTTTTAAATATGAATTTGTTATATTATTGATCTTGACTCTTTTTGAACAAATTACTTTTTAATTTTGATGTTTTATTATCATTTGAACCATACAATTCTTTCATATTATTTTTTGaaataatataattattttatattatttttataattatatttaaaaaatacaGTAACGTATCCATATCTTAATTTCTTTTTAAACGTCGTATTACCCGTTCCTTAGTGTTATAATATTACATGTTTATATTTAATGAGGATAATATAATTTGTATGTGTGAAGACCTACCCAAACTCCCTCAGAATTTAATAGAGAAAAACTGATTTGATTGTATGTAGGTTTTATTATAAAATATGAAGACAAATGGGATAACGAGAATActattagaagtaattcatatttattagttgtactattttcttagcccctaagtttgttagagggtattttagtattttatcatattctagtaaccctaattttagcttataaatagggtgacaatcattgtaacttttatcatgttttgtagccgtcattctctgaatagaatatttccattcatcatttattctacctttgcaccaacaattggtatctagagctccggttcggattcattgggaaacacgggaaacacgagtgaacgtgaggtattgtgtgtttgattttgattcttagattcgtgttgaatcttgaacaaaatctgatcagaattttaattctgtgggttgggaaacactgtgagaaatctgagtgtactgcgcaaggtagaaagatgaacggaaacggcaacatgaacaccaaacttccagtatttgacggtaaaaactggaatcgttggatgatccaaatgcgtgtactgttcggtgctcaagatgttctagatcttgtcactgatggttatgttccggtagcagcagatgcgacggatgaacagaaaaacacacagaaggaagtaaggaagaaggatcagaaagcattgttcttcattcatcaatgtgttgatgtaaatgtgtttgagaggattgcagattcaacgacatcaaaggctgcgtgggacacactacttagatgttatggtggtgacgcatcagtgaagaaggtgaagcttcagtccttgagaaagcaatatgagaatctcaacatgaagaataatgagaaagtttctgaatacatctccagagtgattctgatcactaatgagatgaaagcgtgtggagaaactctttctgaagaaacaatcatggagaaggtattgagatcccttacctctcaatttgattacattgtggtagcaatagaacattccaaagatctgagcaccatgagaattgaagagctgcaaagcagtctagaagcgcaagagttgcgtttgactgagagaacttctgaaagggaagtagagcagcaggctctgaaagcaacttctgataggaggtatcagaagcagtcagaagccaggagaagatctgatggtggtcagaagtcagaaagctcaacctctgatagacaaaagaatgctcagaagggaaaagagaagtatgacaagaagaaaatccaatgttactgttgtaagaagtttggtcactttgctagagactgttggtcaaacaaggagagaaaatcagaagaagcaaatatagccagaagttctgatgacgaatctgtgttattgatggcctctgaatctgataatatggatctgatagactagtggtatatggacactggctgttcaaatcatcttactggaaacaagaaatggctggttgactttgactctaaaaagaggacaaagatcagatgtgttgatgacaaatatcttaatgcagaaggtatgggaaatgtcagagtgattctgaacaatgggaaaacagcattgattcagaacgtgtggtatgtacctggcatcagaagcaatctgatgagtgtgggacaattaattgagaaaggtttttcagttaccatgaaggacaatcttctgaagctatatgactgcaatcagaagttgattatggagtcagaacagggaaggaatagaacattcaaggtgaatgtcagaactgcagactcagaatgtcttagtgcaacaagtgctgagaaggagagtgagttgtggcacagaagatttggtcatttgaatttcagaagcttaaaacatctgaattcaaagaagttggtacatggaattcctgcaattaagaagcctgaaaagtcatgcaaagtttgcatggaaggaaaacaaccacgattgccatttgcgtcagaaactgctccaagagcaaaacatgccttgggagttgtacattctgatgtgtgtggtccatttccagtagcatcgattggagggaataaatactttgtgttatttgttgatgaattcacaagaatgacatgggtatcccttattaagtttaaacacgagatgtttgatgaattcaagaagttcagaatgaagactgagaatcagagtggtcagaagttgaagattcttagaactgacggtggaggtgagtataactccaaagagttccagaagttctgtgaggagaatggaattgaacatgaggttactgctccttatacccctcaacacaatggtcttgctgaaataagaaaccgcactttgcttgatatggtgagaagcatgctaaaggagaagaagcttcctcagaagctctggggagaagctgttgccactgcaacgtatgtactcaaccgatgtcctacgaagaagttgaaggaaatagttccaatacagaagtgggctggagataagcaaagtgttagtcatctgaaggtgtttggttctgtttgctataaacatgttccagaagccagaagacagaagctggatgatagaagcaaagtgatgattctgatagggtaccacagtacaggtgcatacaagctctattgtccagaaaccaataaaattgaattcagcagagatgtgattgtgaaggaatcagaagtttggaattgggataagtcgCAATCTGATTttgatgttagaacttctgaagagaggccagagttaagaatttctgaagttggagtaaactctgttctgattctgatagtgattctaACTCTGaagaagactcagaagatgaaggtgactctgatgacccagactctgatggtaatccagattctggtggcaattcagactctggaaatatgccagaccctgaagatgatcaaagctctggaggaagtcaaccatctgaagctagaaactctgaagctcaaaactctgaacaagttcagagaccacaaagaatcagaaacatccccagaagatatgcaaaatttgacatgctgcaagacactgaagtagactctgaaggagaagttattcagtgtgccatgttagtagactctgaacccataagtacagaagaggctcttaagcagaagctctggctgaaggccatgaaagaagaacttgatgctatagagagaaacaagacttggaagctgacagaacttccaaaagacaagaaagccatcaacgtcagatgggttttcaagcagaagttaaagccagatggttcaattggcaaacataaagcaaggttggtagccagaggatttctacagaaacctgggctggattactctgaagtgtttgcacctgtagcaagacatgaaacaatcagaatggtgattgcaatagctgctaacaggaattggcctctgatgcatttagatgtaaaatctgcatttctgaacggtccattagaagaagatgtttacgtgtcacaacctcctggatttgtgaaaaagaatcaggaagggatggtgtacagattatacaaagctctatatggattgaaacaagcgcccagagcttggaatcagaagattgattcatttttcaagaagcaagactttcagaaatgtgagatggagtacgatgtctatgttcagcatatttctgaaggaaatatgactctggtatgtttatatgttgatgatatactgctaactggaagttctgaacaggagatagccaagttcaagaaagttctgatgaatgaattcgaaatgactgatctaggcaaaatgacatactttttagggatggagttcagatactttgagaaaggtattattttgcatcagctcaagtatgaattagaacttctgaagagatttgaaccgaagaattgtaagattgctgtcacaccttctgatacaaatcagaaactggattctgactctgatggaaaggatgtggacgctacaaccttcaaacagttggttggttctctaaggtatttgtgcaataccagacctgatatttgctattcagttggaatgattagtaggttcatgagtaaacctaagtggtcccattaccaagctgctgtcaggattctgaggtatatcaagggaactctgaagtatggagtattatttccttctggaagaaaggatgagtcagaacttctgagttattcagattctgattggtgtggagacagagttgacagaagaagtacgtctgggtacttattcaaatttctgggaggtcctatttcttggtgttccaagaagcaacctgttgtggcgttgtcaacttgtgaagctgaatacattgcaggtgctgttactgcatgccaagctgtgtggattctgaatctattacaggatctgaagattaaagtaaacaagcctctgaagctgatgattaacaacaagtctgcaatcaatcttgccagaaacccagtgttgcatgggagaagcaagcacattgagaccaagtatcattttctgagacatcaagttcagaggggagtgttagaagttgtacactgcagcactcagaaacagttggcagatgctctgacgaaagctatcaagactgatcaatttctcagattaagggatggaattggtgttacaagttttgatggaatatgaattaagggatggtattagaagtaattcatatttattagttgtactattttcttagcccctaagtttgttagagggtattttagtattttatcctattctagtaaccctaattttagcttataaatagggtgacaatcattgtaacttttatcatgttttgtagccgtcattctctgaatagaatatttccattcatcatttattctacctttgcaccaacaaaTACTAGTATATATTTTAAATTCTATTTCGAATTTGTCttattaattttattatatattttattagttttaataatttagaatattaaatatatttggaatttgttgagattgttttattttattatttgtaatcTAATCTTATGTTAGAAAGAATAAAtgtttttattaaataaattaattcCACTGCTATGGTGCATGGCAAGCTGCTTTTGTTTTGAAAGAGAAGCTTAAAGTGGTGAGGGGTAGTTTGAGATGTTGGAATAACGAGGTCTTCGGGATTCTGGACTTAAATATTGATCTAGCACTGAAGGATTTTAATTATCTGAATTTTGAGGCTTTTGTCTTTTGATATTGAGGATCTTACTCGTAAAAGATCGGTTGCTTCTAGTAGGGTGTGGCAGTCTTTACATGAAAATGATAGTGTGTTACGTCAGAAGGCTAGGCACAAGTGGATTTCAGAACGGGACTCAAATAGCATGTATTTCCATAAGGTTATGAAGCATAGGAATAAAAGAAACAATATTTTGGGGATCATAGTTAAGGTCGGGTAGATATTTTGATGAAGTCAAAGAAGAGTTCAGAATGCATTTTGCTTACAGATTCCAAGAGGTTTGTTACTATAGGCCTCTTATGGATGGTGTGACTTTTAACCATTTAACTCTTAAGGAGAGGGAAGCTTTTGAAGTGCGTTTTTTTTTTGGATGAAATTAAATTGGTGATTTAGGGTGCTGACGGGGAGAAAAGTCCTGATTCAGACGGGTTTTAACTTTGGTTTCTTTAAAGTTTGTTGGGAGATAGTGAAGTTTGATATGTTTAAAGTGGAGACGGAATTCTATGATAATCTTGTCCTTCCTAAGGCAGCGATCGCTTCGTTTTTAGCCTCGATTCCTATGTTGAAAATCCTTTTTTCATCGAGGATTTCAGGACCATCTGCTTGATTGGACGTTTGCATTGTATTCTATCTAAGCTTCTTATAGAGATATTGGGAAGGTTATGTGGAAGTTTATTTCCAAGTTTCAAACTACTTTTTTTCTTGGTAGACAATTGACGAATGGTGTGTTAGTGTTGAACGAATAGGTGGATTACATCAAGAGATTCAAGCGGATGTGCATGGTAGTGAAAGTGGACTTCGAAATGACCTATGATTATATTTCGTGAAACTACTTGAGATATGTGATAGATAGAATGAGCTTTGGGGGGAAATGGATGGGATGGATGGAAGGATTGGTATTCAACaattatttttgtctattatcGTTAATTGTAGTCTAACTAAGGACTTCTCGATTTCAAGAGGGTTACACCAAGGAGATCCACTATCTCAGTTTCTTTTTCTTATGGTAGCCGAGGGGCTCTCTGGTTTGGTTATAATGCGGTCTTATTAGGGGACTTTAAAGGGTTCCATTGTAATGACAATCTCAGTTTTGGGGCTGCTGCAATTCGCCGATGATACCGTCCTAGTGGAGGATGGTTCGTGCATAATCTGTGGAGCTTTAACGTTATTCTTCGGGGCTGCAGGTTAGTTTAAGCAAGAGTACATTCATTGCCTATAATTTGGAGTGTGAATTTGTTCAGGCGACTGTTGGTTTCTTATCGTGTAGTATCGGGTCTCCGTCTTTCTCTTTTATTGGTATTCCTATCGGAATTAACCCAAGACATCGGGAGGTGTGGAAGCCGATCATGGATAAAATTAGAAGAGGGTTATCCGTTTGGCACAATAGATTCTTCTCAATTGGCGGTAGAGTGGTGTTGTTGAATTCGGTGTTAGCCGATATCCCGATCTTCTtctattatttttttaaaactcCTAAAGTTATTATTAATGAAATTATCATGATGCAAAGAGTTTTCTTATGGGGAGGAACAAAAGATAAAAGGAAAATTAATTTGTTTACTTGGGACAACATTTGTCGGCCAAAGAAGGATGAGGGTCTTAGGGTTATGCATTATGGTAGATTCAATTTAGATTTGTTGAGTAAGTGGAAGTGGCGTATTCTGAACGAGAGTAATTCTGTTTGGTATGAGTTTCTTTGTTTCAGGTACGGAGATATAACGACTATGATGTTAGAGGAACGTATTTTTAATTTCCGTTCCAAAGTGTCACTTTGGTGGAATGATTTATGTTTGGTTAGTAAGGCAGAGGAGGAGAATCGGGATAATTGGTTTGCTTCATCAGTTTCTTGCAGACTTGGAAAAGGAAACTTAATAGATTTTTGGTCGCCTCAATGATTGGGTTCATATCCGTTTACCAAGTTGTTTCATTACTTATTCTTGGTTTCTAAGTATAACATAATCAAGGTGGATGACTCTGGTTTTTGGTTGTTCGGTAGGTGGGTTTGGGATGTGGGCATTAGGTCAACTTTGCTTTCGGAGGAGGATCGTGTTTTGCTATCTCGACTTTACTTGGTTCTGCAAGATGTTCAGATTGCTCCGTTGTGAGATGCTCGTTTTTTTTAGTGGAGAAATATTGGTGGGTTCTCGGTTAGATCCAGCTATTGCAGGTTGCTAGCTGTAGAGTCAGATGAGTCTGTTTTGGAGGCGGAGAAGTTGAGGCTTTTGAAGTATTTATGGAAGACCAAGGCTCCTAGTAAGGCGCTCATTTTTGAttggcagatgattttgagcAGGCTTCTGTTGAGGGTGGAATTATCAAAATGCCTCATTATTGTTGGAACTCACATTACGGTATGTTCTCTTTGTTTTTTGGATGATGAAAGTTTGGATCATATTTTCTTGCTTTGCCATGTATTGAATCGTATTTGGGTTGAAGCGTGTGGTTGATTTGGTGCGGTGGTGTCATCGTGGTTTGGCTCTTTAGCAGACTGTATTCTAGTCTTTATTGAAGTTGTAAAGTATGCTGTCAAAAGAAGGATGTTTTGGTTTTTAGGCTTGGTTATTTGTTGGGTTATTTGGTCTTGCAGAATTGTCATTATTTTCAAGGGAGGTTTGTTAATCAAGATCGATGTGTTGGGTATGATCAATTTTATCTCGTAAGAGTGGTTCTTAGCCTCTAATCGTTGCGGGATTTCCTGCTTGTGGGATGTTTGGCGTGTCAACCCGACTTCTTTTTTCTTGTAATTTATTTTTCTTGTGATGTtgttattttgtttgtgtttCTCTTTTGGTTAGTTGTTGATTTTATAAGGGTTGAGAAACCCTTGTGCTCCCTTTATTAATTTCATTTTGCTTATTAAAAAAAACTTAACCATATCAATATCAACCATTTTCATCTCAATCAACTAGTCTCATTATGTATCATGAGATTCAAATGAGCAATAATGGTTTTTGCATTTAAATGATCATGAGTCTAAAATACAATAACATTGGAGAAGTAGGGAGAACTACATCGATTGCGAAAATATCAAAAATAAGATTTTAACTAAAGAAGGACAAATTTCTCATTCAATCATGACCCAACATCTTAAAAAATTCAATTGGCAAGGTTGATAAAAAAGGAGATAGGTTTTTAAAGAGGATCGCGAGAAAAACATTTAAAGACAAAAAGTAAAATTCAATTGCCAAGGTTGATAAAAAAGGAGATAGGTTTTTAAAGAGGATCACGAGAAAAACATTTAAAGACAAAAAGTAGACAGTTGTAAAAGGTAGATGACACAAAAAAATCAAACCCTCTTGTTAATAAGTTTGTTGGGTATTAAAAACAAGTTGTGactataaaaaaaattgaaagcTTCGAGACTTACATCATCTCGACTGCATATGATATTTATTACCAAGACGAATATGAAAAGTTCTCATTTGAGAGTGAAAGATGAATTCAAATGACTTGTAAGTTCATCAAAACCATCCACCAACATCAATAAAAATGAATTTGTCATAATTTTTGCACACTATTCCCATAGATGGTAAAAAAAGTTCTAATAAAGAGAAAAATAGTTAATGcaaatatgcataaaaataaaataagtaattaataataatagttttaatgaaagttattaaataaattacacaataaaataagtaaaaaaaTCGTAGAAAAAAGACTACACCAAACAAACAATTTATAgataaatataaaaaatattaaatattaaatgATGTATAAGCACTCAATCAAACTTTAAGACAGTATGGCACTTTCCAAATTATAAGTACTCAATTAAATATTAAATGGTGTTTGATCTATTGCACTTAGCAATATGAATGTGTTCAACTTTAATGAATGTTGTGTTGCAAATTTATAAAGTGTATCCCAATTATTATAAATTATACAAAGAAATACTTGTCTTAGTTTTGTAATGCCTGTAATAGCATCACAATTGCTACTGGTTGATGAAGCAATTCGTGCAAAGACAGCAAGGAGATGAGATAAATTTCCAATCAACATGAAAAACTAGTAATGATAGGTTGTTTGATTGTATTAAAGATTTCTTTTTAGTGAAAAATAGCAGTCATTTGGGATGCAATCAACACAAGTATAAGAGGATAACCATGGTAGGATCCTCAAATTCAAGTTACAGACACATTAAAAGAAATTCTCATAACCATATTAATAGAAAATTTGTATTAAAAATTGTAATTAAAAGAAATTTTCGTAACCTTCCAAGAaaatttgaaatttgattaaaCTAAAGTAATTTTCCCCAAAATTAAGCAAAACCACAAATGCACCTATTCATCAGGTTCAGCAATGTGGGGATCTAGAGCTGCTCCTAATCTCTACTCATTTGAATTTGGTTTCATGTAATTCCTAACGACATCTCGGTAGAAATCGGTGATGTTCCATCGAGTTGGAGCATTTTCCAACCCATTCTCATCAACTTCCTTTTGCCAGGTAATCTTCTTATAAAGTCGTACCCATTTGTATGATGCTCGCTTTAATCGAACACTCTGAGTTCCCCCAAGCAGATACTTGATGAAGTCTCTAGCTAGCTTTGTAAGTTCCACGCCGTTGATGACATAGATATACTGAAAAAAGATGTAAGATGGTATCATATCAGACATGGCCGTACATACATCATTATCAACCTTGTTGTAATGCAATTTATATTTGCAGTCAAGGGAGAGAGTAAGAGTGTACCACAAATACAAAGCCAATTGTTGCAAAAACAATTTGAAGGGCCTCGTCCGACATTCCATCATCTGGTTCACCAGAGCCGCCACCGCCGCCACCACTTCGTCCCCCAGGTGGCTTGGACCCACTTCCCCCACTGTATTCTCCCTTTTGGATTTTCTCTTGTAAATTTTTCATAGCTTCCTCAAGAGATTTCCGTTGGGAATCCTAATTATCAATGTTCGATAAATGAAGAAAAATCAAAACCAAAATTATGGAACTATAAATACAGTTTAGTAGCATCTAAGTTATTCCTACATGAGCCAGCGCAAATTCGGCTAGGAATAAATTTTAACATGTTTTCTCAAAGGGAATCTAAAGGAAAATTTAGCATATGTAATATAGCAAATGATGCAGGCAAAACGCATAGTATAACTCAAATGAGAGTGCATCATACCTCACTATTATCCATCATCCCTTTCCCACCAGCTAAACAAACATGGAGGGGTTTCCGAGATTTTAAAACAGGCACACATTGTAAGCCAGATGAAGATTTTGCTCTTGGGATCAGGAAGGTCTTAGAGAGAGGGTTGGCATTCATTGACAATCCATGTGGTGTAGAAAGAAAATGGTGTGGCTGATACTTTTTTCTGACACAAATCCCAGGATGGCTTGCGGCAACTTGGATGGTGTTCATCTTTATTGAATAAAGTGGGCGCCACAAACTTCACTCCTGCACATCATCAAAGCATGATTAAGTCACATAATTTCAGCAGAAATATAAATTGAAAGTGATAGGAACGTtgtaaaatagatttgagatttCACACATCAACCAAAGCAACTGAGCCGCTCAATTAAACTGATAATATGTATCACAACATTAACCACAAAAGACAAGTTATTCCATCATCAAACTATGAAATTCCAATCACAACATCCACTAAACCAGCATAGGTCATTATTCTCTCTAAGAACTTCCAAACAAAAAATGTAGGAGTGTGCATGG from Lathyrus oleraceus cultivar Zhongwan6 chromosome 1, CAAS_Psat_ZW6_1.0, whole genome shotgun sequence includes:
- the LOC127123208 gene encoding uncharacterized protein LOC127123208 translates to MNTIQVAASHPGICVRKKYQPHHFLSTPHGLSMNANPLSKTFLIPRAKSSSGLQCVPVLKSRKPLHVCLAGGKGMMDNSEDSQRKSLEEAMKNLQEKIQKGEYSGGSGSKPPGGRSGGGGGGSGEPDDGMSDEALQIVFATIGFVFVYIYVINGVELTKLARDFIKYLLGGTQSVRLKRASYKWVRLYKKITWQKEVDENGLENAPTRWNITDFYRDVVRNYMKPNSNE